In Eubalaena glacialis isolate mEubGla1 chromosome 2, mEubGla1.1.hap2.+ XY, whole genome shotgun sequence, a single genomic region encodes these proteins:
- the PIERCE2 gene encoding piercer of microtubule wall 2 protein, whose amino-acid sequence MTECDWDKKSTSASNSETEMKPEQLPPCVNPGNPVFSCMLDPKTLHTATSLSKPKMIMYKTNSSNYGEFLPMPQFFPCYYTPKDQVFSSNIRATGFYQNNTLNTAPDRTRTLDFPNFQHTL is encoded by the coding sequence GATAAGAAAAGTACTTCAGCGTCAAAttcagaaacagaaatgaaaccTGAACAACTGCCTCCTTGTGTGAACCCTGGCAATCCTGTGTTTTCATGTATGTTGGACCCAAAGACACTCCATACAGCTACCTCACTATCAAAACCTAAGATGATTATGTATAAAACCAATTCAAGTAATTATGGTGAATTTTTACCCATGCCACAGTTTTTCCCCTGCTATTATACTCCAAAGGACCAAGTATTTTCAAGCAATATCAGAGCTACTGGATTTTATCAAAATAACACTCTAAACACTGCACCTGACAGAACAAGAACGCTTGATTTTCCTAATTTTCAACACACTCTATGA